The window ggagtgtgagtgtgcatgcgcgcgcgcccgcgcccgcgtgtgtgtgtgtgttacgagtgtgagtgcgtacgtgcgtgtttgtgtgttaatgtgtgtgtattcgagCGCGTGTCCCAGAATCTGgattattttattctctctctctctcagtaagtGGTATTATCAAAGAATTATAAAAGTGCGCTTCGAAGGGAAATCCATATTCATGTCCCTCCctacgccccccacacccccgccccctgacccccccccccccctctctctctctctccctctcatcgaCAGTggctaactcacacacacacacacacacacacacacaaaacaaactttagttgttgttgtcattgttttaaaTTTCATTTCACGTTATTTCCTTCGCAGAGGCCGTGCCGTGTGACACACGGTTGTCGACAACAATCGGCATCGGAGGCAGTCATCCAACCCTTAACACGGTGAAGAACACAGAGCATCACACGGTggacagtttgttttgttgtgcattCACACACGTTGCTTGCATGTGCCGAACTTGGTGCCGTGCTGGGAGCCGGgtacagggaggagggggcgggggggggaggcggggggaagaCACAATGGTAGGGTGGAGAGAgccgggagggggagtggagaggacAGAGGTTAGATGCGGTTGTTGGGTAGGGTGCATGGGataatggggaggagggggggtgggggttagatgcGTGGGTGGTCAGTGATGGGGAGGATAAAACGTACGTATGTTCCTTGGCACTGATGGTCCAAGAGCTGTGTCCATTCGTTGTGAAATGGTCAAATGCACGCAGTGATCGAAATACTGATAAACACATGTTGCACATTCACAAACAGAAAAGGCAGCCCTTTAagtcaagtgagtgtgtgtgtgtatatacatacatacatacatacatacatatatatatatatatatatatatatatatatatatatatatatatacatcacacatatatatacatatacagagagagacagagacagacagacagacgttaagaaaaaagaacagcTACACCTTTAAGTTttgacagaaccccccccccccccaaaaaaaaaaaacaaaaaaaaaaaaacaacaacgctatCCCTGGTATTTGGTATGCAGTCACCGGAaactcaagagaaaaaaaaaaaaaaaaaaaaaaaatcacgatacTTTGAAAcacaagaaagagggggaaaacaaaacagcaacgacagacaaaaacagaagaaacccCAAACACGAACACATGTAACGACTGGGATAACGATATAAGCAAGGCACTGTGTGTTCGTCATTCCATCACATCACAAGGCAGTCagtggggtgtgtcagtgtgcggtCGCCGCCGTCGCCCCGGTGTAGAGAGAAGCGCTGGGCTGACCCCGCGAGGACATGGTCAGCTCCGTGATCTCTCGGATGGTCAGGTTGGCCAGCTGGAAACGCACGCGCTCCCTGGCGGCAGGCCGACTTTCCTTGactctctccttccgtctctggGACAGCTTCTGCAGGTAGGCGTGCAGTCTGGCACCGCTGGACTGTGCTGCCGCCGTGGTGCCACCACCACGTGTGTCACGATCGCTAATGGCAGCTGCCCCCCCAACCGCCGTCGACGACTGTTTCTTCATCGTTGCACGTGCAGCCGTTGTCCTGCCGGCCCGCAGTCGCTGGCGTCGCTGGCAACAGAATGATAATTGGTTTAtccgtctgtttttgttgttgtttttggtggtggtggtggtggtggtggtggaggtttgtCAAAGAGCGAAGGGAGAAAACAATGTTTAAGGAgaaagtggagagggaggggggtgcagggggtgaggggtgtagccggcgggggcttgggggaggggggagagacaacaCACTAAAAACTCGTAACTTTATATCTCAAGGTTTGAAATAGACTAGGGGAGGAGAAGATTGtccgtgtgttgtttgtttctttttcttttaaatagtggtgtaaaaaaaaagtaaaacaaagagggagggaaggagggagagggggaagaaattCAAAACTCGAAAATGTTATCAGCACAGACCATAGCCGCTGCTTCTAAATAAAACACTtatgacaaacacaaacatacaagaaaTAACAAGCAACAATGTGTTGACAAAACCTTCACATATGTCAGTGTCATAATCTAAGTAATCAAGAGCAATCCTCCAGATCTCAGCGTGCCTTTTAAGGGCTATAGATACAAGGATGCATTTTATATTTGTTTGCTATGTTGGTCTGTCTGCAGTAAGATCCTCGCGGTTAGTTTCAAAGAATAATCATAATAGTATCATATCaaatcgtatcatatcatatcacatcgtaTTCAGTGATTAATCCAAATGCTCCTTTCTTACTGCAGTAGATCTGGCTGTGGCTGTTTCACTGGTGGGAGTGCGCAAGCGCCTGTCCCAAAACGTGACGTCATCCTCCTCATCCAGGCTCCGAAACTCGTTGGGCCGAGGGTAGTGGCCTGCTGCTTTCAGGTCCTCCTCATTCTCGCGCATGCGCTGACGCACAATCTGGATGATTTCCGACAACATGCGGTCCTTCCGGTTCCGGTTTCCGGTAGCCATGTACTCCCCTTTCCACTCCAACGTTTCTTGAGACATGTAGGTGGCACCCGTAAATCCCGTGGCCCcttggagaaagagacagaaagatatgtaTATATTCTGTTCAGAAAAACTTAATTACAAATCTGTGCTCACGACGAAAATATCCACAAATCCCTTTTCAGTCAGAattaaaaatgacaaaaaataagTCTGAATGTATTTCCATGCACAGTGACTATTTGCATTATCTTCAACCccattcttttcttcctcttggaATTGCTCGCCTTTGTACAGAAAAAACCAATGAGACCACtttaaaaagcacacaaaaaacttgCAATTAAGATCGATGCCACACGGATCTCGTTTCACAACGAttcagcagtgaaagggttaaacaacactCCATGTTATCATGTCGTTTTTTCCCCCAGCCCTGTTCGCCTTGCAGGCTCTGTGGCAGAGTCAGTTAGGCGTTGTTGGACTTATGATCCTGTGATCAACAGCGATCAGGGATCGAAGCCCCGTTTCGGGATGGTGTTAAATGTGTCCTTTGGAAATGATGGTGTGGattcctcagtcagagaccaagctttcagcgctttacaagcacggagtcatttgcacaaaaggttGTCTTCTACCTGCGTAAAGCCGACCGATAACTACTTTtgggcgctcaccattcgtttcccgtgtcattaaAATTAATAaggtttcgcacacacacacacacacacacacacacacacacacacacacgtaatatttTACGTACATCACtgttttatttaccctgccataaaggcagccatactccgttttcaggggggaggggggtgcagggtataTTCTTGTTATGGAaacaccgaatgctgacatggatcacagggtctttaacgcgtgtatttgatcttctgcgtgcgtatacacacccgaagggggttcaggcactagcaggtcggtacatatactgacctgggagatcggaaaaatctccacccttaacccctcACCAGGCGCGACTGGGATCGAACTCCGGAAATTCGGGAAACAATCCAGCGCTGTAACCATCTGACCGCCGCACCACTCCCATCCGATTGTTCTTCACCCCACCCAGGCGTGGTACCTGACCTCGGTTATGGAAGGCCAAGACTGTGGAACGTGAGGAGAGCACTGGGTCCTGCCTTCCTCCAGTGCcgaacccaagacacagtggatatgaattcactgcatcgatggccataaaaggtatgggaactttaaccttttttgacgggcgcaatagccgagtggttaaagcgttggactttcaatttgagggtgccgggttcgaatctcggtgacggcgcctgtgggtacagggtggagatttttttcgattTCCTATGTCAACATAATTGCTAGTtgctgaaccccctccgtgtgtatgaGCACGCAGAACATcagctacgcacgttaaagatcttgtaatccatgtcagcgttcggtttatggaaacaagaacatacccagcatgcacacgaccgaaaatgtagtatggctgcctacatgacggggtaaataaacaaatggtcacacacgtataatgttagagtgtgtgtgtgtgtgtgtgtgtgtgtgtgtgtgtgtgtgtgtgtgtgtgtgtgtgtctaaaatctgattgaatgacacaggaaacgaatgatgagcgttcaatggcagctgtcagtcggctctgcccaggtaggcagcctgttgtgcaaaggaccccgtgtttgtaaagcgcttcgagcttggtctccgaccgaggataggcgcaatacaagtatccacatcatcatcataaccatcaacCTAAGCCTTACCGGATCTGCCGGTGGTGGTGACGGATACCAGTCCAGGACTCTGGGCACGGTCCAGCCTCAGCCTGGGAACGTGGCGCGTGCTGGTCTGCCATCCCAGGCCACTCCCTTTGTACTCCGACAGACGGACCACGGGCAGAGGCGCTAGTCCTTCGCTGCCGTCCATCCCGGCCTGACAACATACAGCATTAACAAACTTGGTGTCAGTAATTAGTACGGGTGTCTTGTGAGCATACCGAGTCCGTGAACACAGTTATCGGGGAGCTTTGACTGCATTCGGTCCTTTCAACAGTCCTTCGTTCGACTGACAGTTAGTAGTCGACCGTGCCGTGTAGTCTACAAAAACATAGTGGTCATGTACTTTTGCATAATGTGCACAGACAAACGCGTGAACAAgcactgattttttttgatttcttttttttatttttttttaagcttcaTCTTCCGCGCTTATTCCTCAGTATGACATCCCACTTCCAAACCACGTCGCTAGTCCCACATTCCCCTCCTTCCCACACGTCGCCATTCCCACATTGCCCTCCTTCCCACACGTCGCTATTCCCACATTCCCCTCCTTCCCGCACGTCCCTAATCCCacatcccctccttccccacatcACTCATCCCacatcccctccttccccacatcACTCATCCCacattcccctccttccccacatcACTCATCTCACATTCCACATCACTCATCCCAcattcccccttccccacatcacTCATCCCACATCACTCATCCCacattcccctccttccccacatcACTCATCCCACATTCCACATCACTCATCCCacattcccctccttccccacatcACTCATCTCACATTCCACATCACTCATCCCacattccccccttccccacatcacTCATCCcacattctcctcctcccccacatcacTCATCCCAcattcccctctccttccccacatcACTCATCCCACATTCCCCTCCTTCACCACATCTCTCATCCCacattcccctcctctccctcacctccacatCATATTCCAAAGCAGTCAGCACAGTACCAGAATCGTCCAGCTCTGGAAACGTTTTGCTGGCTGGCCAGACAaaatgctcctcctcctcctccagctcgcCGTAAACAGCCCGGGGGGTTTCATTCGCCGGGGAGTTCTCAGTGTACATCACCGCCACAGGAAGCCGTTTGTGGAGGCGGTTGGCGGCCTGGAGCCTTGCCTTGGTCAGGCCCTGGGGCAGTGGCGGACAGCGGCGGACCTCCGTCCGCTTAGGGTCAGCCACAGCTGGCAGGGTGAGGGATGGGCAGCTGAAAGTCAGGCACTCTTCCTTGACTCGCGACGCCTCCAGGGCCGTGCTCTTCCCCTTGCGGTGGGGTAGGTGGTTGCGCCCCGAGTCCCACGTGCAGCGCCTGGACTTCAGGCTGCCGCCGTGCAGGGCGGGCAGTTTGAGGATGTGGTGAGTGGCTTTGTCCTTCAGCACCGACTTCCGTCTGCCGCCGCCTTTCTTCTGGCCGGCGGTCCCCGGCCCGCCCTTGTTAGCCACCGGCTTCTTGGGGCACGGCAGCGGCGTTTTCAGCTCCACGTTGGCGCCGAACCTCAACGCTTTCTTCTCAGCCGCGATGGCTGCGGCGTCGTTGGTCTTCTCCTTCGTGGGACTACAAGGTGGGAGTCGGGGCTGGGGCTGATCATTCAACGCTGGGGGGATCTCCGGTGGCGCCTCTTGTCCCCCGCTCGACGACACGGCGCGATGTGCGGTGACTGGAGGCAAGGGGGCAGCGTTGCTCCTTCGACCCGAAggctccacctcttccttcacgGCTGCTGCGGCGTCAGTCTGTGCGTTGCGGTTATTGTCCGAGATCGGCGGTAGGTCCGCTTTTCCCGAAGCCTTGCCTCCCGCCTGCAGATTGGCCAGGCGAGCTCTCTGCGCCGCCTGCTCCGGCGCCTTGCTGAACTTGCTGTCCGGATCCCGCCACCGCTTGACGTGcacagaggaagaggtggtggtggaggaggagaagttggagggggccggggagggagggtgtggggaggtgtagaGCTGGCGGTTGCTGAAGCAGAGCTCTGAGAGTTGCTCCTGCAGCTGCGTCCTGACGCCGTGGTAGTGCTGCATGCTCTCCCTCAGCTCCACCTGCATCCGGTGGCCCATGGAGGGACGCATCATGTGGTCGTACACACCCATCtgttctgctcctcttcctccctgtctgcaggtcgccccaccaccaccacagtgtgATGACCTCAAGCACTCTGCAGGagtcaacaacagaaaacagtcgATACGTGAAGGAAAAAAATACCGGctaaaacccccacacacaatatcacTCGGTCCATTAGGCGCACctcggtgcgcgcgcgcgcaaacacacacacatacctacctcaATACACGaggcagaccacacacacacacgcgcacacacgcacgcacgcacacacacacacacacacacacacgcacgcacgcacgcacacgcactgcacgcacacacacacacacgtacacacacacgcacgcacgcacacacacacacacacacacacacacctcggtaCAAGTCGTGAAAAGGGAAACCCAAGGTGAAGTGCATTTGAAACACATCATAGTACAAAATCAGCGATTTTGCATAGATCTTCCCCGTAACAGGGAACTCTTAAGACATGTGAGACCAGCCATGCTTGGAAAGAACTCCGAGAACAGCGTTGACTCCACTAGTGGAGTCGGCCCCAAAACACTTACCCCTTTACATTatttcaggggtgtgtgtgtgggtgggtgggtgggggggggggggggggatttcatttaccccacccctt of the Babylonia areolata isolate BAREFJ2019XMU chromosome 27, ASM4173473v1, whole genome shotgun sequence genome contains:
- the LOC143301381 gene encoding uncharacterized protein LOC143301381, with translation MNVDLKDLECLRSSHCGGGGATCRQGGRGAEQMGVYDHMMRPSMGHRMQVELRESMQHYHGVRTQLQEQLSELCFSNRQLYTSPHPPSPAPSNFSSSTTTSSSVHVKRWRDPDSKFSKAPEQAAQRARLANLQAGGKASGKADLPPISDNNRNAQTDAAAAVKEEVEPSGRRSNAAPLPPVTAHRAVSSSGGQEAPPEIPPALNDQPQPRLPPCSPTKEKTNDAAAIAAEKKALRFGANVELKTPLPCPKKPVANKGGPGTAGQKKGGGRRKSVLKDKATHHILKLPALHGGSLKSRRCTWDSGRNHLPHRKGKSTALEASRVKEECLTFSCPSLTLPAVADPKRTEVRRCPPLPQGLTKARLQAANRLHKRLPVAVMYTENSPANETPRAVYGELEEEEEHFVWPASKTFPELDDSGTVLTALEYDVEAGMDGSEGLAPLPVVRLSEYKGSGLGWQTSTRHVPRLRLDRAQSPGLVSVTTTGRSGATGFTGATYMSQETLEWKGEYMATGNRNRKDRMLSEIIQIVRQRMRENEEDLKAAGHYPRPNEFRSLDEEDDVTFWDRRLRTPTSETATARSTARRQRLRAGRTTAARATMKKQSSTAVGGAAAISDRDTRGGGTTAAAQSSGARLHAYLQKLSQRRKERVKESRPAARERVRFQLANLTIREITELTMSSRGQPSASLYTGATAATAH